One stretch of Ficedula albicollis isolate OC2 chromosome 7, FicAlb1.5, whole genome shotgun sequence DNA includes these proteins:
- the DCAF17 gene encoding DDB1- and CUL4-associated factor 17 gives MTVPTIWDVALKIQKRSVTHLKKFLLTWSFKRVSTNLLTFPPGPGTLNPTPPDPKATTNKTFLPLFKNATGKTLPSVRPARRAPASSSAGRRAARPGQSSRCAGGSAVPAGDSHQALRSACSWRRLTSAEAAALPHGAGPGPARLHALPRASLERGRKAVAPRGPRTCPQAAAGGGRSALRACGVHNVCRLLTRRAHGFYARDAGVALRKNLGLLRKIMCQPGQAPSLKSPLQHQLYFVHENTNDQQSFSSSIAQQPRLIYQKSKCAKSEKIEDALLLECPLGEMLPSPSDYKASLIVLTVQNWLLRLSADSGEVLEKVYLAGSCCKFFRYLSWDTPQEVMIVKSAQNKLPAAARQAGIQQTVLFYLAVFQVLPLSFIGMLEINKKIFGNSVTDVAVSNGILIVMYSMGLVRLYNFKAILEQFMEQPVDLGQEFNWNGQVGVVGKFPFGLPCNIKITDTPPLLFEASSLENAFQIGGYPWHYIITPNKKKHKGIFHICSLKDNALAKNGIQEMKCCSLEPDWIYFHPDMSGRIIHVGPNLIKVLKLKEVKNHADQMEIAEDFTIVANRENCVNNSVTVTASGRVVKKRFTLLDDDPEQETFKIVDYEDELDLLSTVAVTQIGADGRAHLDFHCNEHGILLKSIPLKESWDVTYSHEVYFDKDLVLHIEQKPNRRFSCYVYQMVCDTAKDDDS, from the exons ATGACTGTGCCAACAATTTGGGATGTAgctctaaaaatacaaaaacgAAGTGTCACACATCTTAAGAAGTTTCTGTTGACTTGGAGTTTTAAAAGGGTTTCAACAAATCTCTTGACCTTCCCCCCAGGTCCCGGTACACTCAATCCCACACCGCCGGACCCGAAAG CTACCACTAACAAAACTTTCctgcctttatttaaaaatgcgACGGGTAAAACGCTTCCGTCGGTACGCCCCGCACGTCGAGCGCCCGCATCCTCCAGCGCAGGTCGGCGGGCAGCCCGGCCGGGGCAGAGCTCCCGGTGCGCGGGCGGCTCCGCGGTACCGGCCGGCGATTCTCACCAAGCCCTGCGCAGCGCCTGCTCCTGGCGGCGCCTGACGAGCGCCGAGGCCGCAGCGCTCCCGCACGGCGCG GGGCCTGGCCCTGCAAGGCTGCACGCCCTGCCGAGAGCGAGCCTGGAGCGGGGGAGAAAGGCGGTCGCGCCCCGAGGGCCGAGAACATGCCCGCAGGCGGCCGCCGGCGGGGGCAGGAGCGCCCTGCGGGCGTGCGGGGTGCACAACGTCTGCCGCCTCCTCACCCGCAGGGCCCACGGCTTCTACGCCAGAGATGCTGGTGTCGCCCTCAGGAAGAACCTGGGACTCCTCCGAAAGATCATGTGCCAG CCAGGTCAAGCCCCTTCTCTGAAGTCCCCCCTTCAGCACCAGTTGTACTTTGTCCACGAGAAT ACTAATGATCAGCAATCATTTTCTTCTAGCATTGCACAACAGCCAAGACTGATTTATCAAAAGTCAAAGTGTGCCAAGTCTGAAAAAATAGAAGATGCTTTATTATTGGAATGCCCACTG GGGGAAATGCTCCCAAGTCCATCAGATTATAAAGCTTCCCTGATAGTCTTGACAGTGCAGAACTGGCTTCTACGTCTCTCTGCTGATAGTGGAGAAGTACTGGAAAAAGTGTATCTTGCTGGTTCCTGTTGCAAATTCTTCAG GTATCTGAGCTGGGATACTCCTCAAGAGGTAATGATTGTGAAGTCAGCTCAGAAtaagctccctgcagcagcacggCAG GCAGGAATCCAACAGACAGTATTGTTTTATCTTGCTGTATTCCAAGTTTTGCCTCTTTCATTCATTGGAATgctggaaataaacaaaaag ATTTTTGGTAACAGTGTGACAGATGTTGCTGTTTCTAATGGAATCCTGATTGTAATGTATAGCATGGGTCTGGTCAGACTTTATAACTTCAAGGCCATTTTGGAACAG TTCATGGAACAACCAGTTGATTTGGGACAAGAATTCAACTGGAATGGTCAGGTTGGAGTTGTAGGAAAGTTTCCATTTGGTCTTCCATGTAACATTAAAATAACAG ATACTCCTCCTTTGCTATTTGAAGCATCTTCTCTGGAGAATGCCTTTCAAATTGGAGGTTACCCTTGGCATTATATCATCACACCtaacaagaaaaaacataaaggaATCTTCCATATTTGTTCTCTGAAAGACAATGCTTTG gCAAAAAATGGCATACAGGAGATGAAATGCTGTTCACTTGAACCTGACTGGATATATTTCCATCCAGATATGTCAGGTAGAATAATCCACGTGGGACCAAATTTGATAAA AGTCTTAAAGCTTAAGGAAGTTAAAAATCATGCAGATCAAATGGAGATTGCAGAAGATTTTACGATTGTAGCCAACAGAGAAAACTGT GTGAACAACAGTGTTACTGTAACAGCTTCTGGCCGAGTGGTGAAAAAGCGTTTTACCTTGCTGGATGATGACCCAGAACAAGAG aCATTCAAAATTGTGGACTATGAAGATGAATTGGATTTATTATCCACTGTGGCAGTTACTCAGATAGGAGCTGATGGAAGAGCTCACCTTGACTTTCATTGCAATGAACATGGGATTCTACTTAAGAGTATTCCATTAAAGGAGTCCTGGGATGTG acTTACAGCCATGAAGTTTACTTTGACAAAGACCTTGTATTACATATAGAACAGAAGCCTAACAGGAGATTCAGTTGTTATGTTTACCAAATGGTATGTGATACTGCAAAAGATGATGATTCttaa
- the METTL8 gene encoding LOW QUALITY PROTEIN: methyltransferase-like protein 8 (The sequence of the model RefSeq protein was modified relative to this genomic sequence to represent the inferred CDS: inserted 2 bases in 1 codon) has product MGSLNTVNFITRLSALCLRKNKMQHRHQSNRRPAVPLGSRILTDPSRVFEHNMWDHMQWSQEEEENAKKKAKENSLVKVQSEEQDKYEREASKYWNEFYKTHKNNFFKDRNWLFLEFPEILPEKQRQEFKTEKISSEHTKINNDNSFSLKNGMFEEGEKYQKKNYGSGSTVQGYVYNENHAKDLADNPQGKNCGEELGKVESFPGCDATYRILEVGCGAGNSVFPILKILCNTPGTFLYCCDFASGAVELVKSHSSYNSAWCSAFVHDVCDDALPYPFPDEILDVILLVFVLSTIHPDRMQGVVNRLAKLLKPGGMLLFRDYGRYDTAQLRFKEGHCLSENFYVRGDGTRVYFFTKDEVQNMFNLAGLTEVQNLVDRRLQVNRKKKVKMQRVWIQSKFQKPLLXLHNPEETTKRHPCK; this is encoded by the exons ATGGG GTCTCTCAACACAGTGAACTTCATTACAAGGCTTTCTGCTTTGTGTCTGAGAAAAAACAAGATGCAACACAGGCACCAAAGTAATAGACGACCAGCGGTTCCACTTGGATCACGGATTTTAACTGATCCTTCTAGGGTCTTTGAGCATAACATGTG GGACCACATGCAATGGTCAcaagaagaagaggagaatgccaagaaaaaagcaaaagagaactCTCTTGTGAAAGTTCAGTCAGAAGAACAAG ataaatATGAGAGGGAAGCCAGTAAATATTGGAATGAATTTTATAAGacacataaaaataactttttcaagGATCGCAATTGGCTGTTTCTGGAGTTTCCAGAAattcttccagaaaaacagagacaagagttcaaaacagaaaaaatatcttcagaacacacaaaaataaataatgacaaCAGTTTTTCACTCAAAAATGGAATGTttgaagagggagaaaaataccagaagaaaaattatggaAGCGGTTCTACTGTGCAAGGATATGTATATAATGAAAATCATGCAAAAGATCTTGCTGACAATCCTCAAGGTAAAAACTGTGGAGAAGAACTTGGCAAGGTAGAATCCTTCCCTGGTTGTGATGCCACTTACCGAATATTAGAG gTTGGTTGTGGAGCTGGAAACAGTGTCTTTCCTATTCTGAAAATTCTATG cAATACACCTGGAACCTTTCTATACTGTTGTGATTTTGCTTCAGGAGCAGTGGAGCTGGTAAAG TCACATTCGTCCTACAATTCAGCCTGGTGTTCTGCCTTTGTTCATGATGTGTGTGATGATGCTTTACCCTATCCTTTTCCAGATGAGATCCTGGATGTCATTCTCCTTGTCTTTGTGCTGTCTACTATTCATCCTGACAG GATGCAAGGGGTTGTAAATAGGTTGGCAAAGCTACTGAAACCTGGAGGAATGTTGTTATTTCGAGACTATGGAAGATATGATACAGCTCAGCTTCGTTTTAAAGAAG GTCATTGCTTGTCAGAAAATTTTTATGTAAGAGGAGATGGAACCAGAGTATATTTCTTTACCAAAG ATGAGGTACAGAACATGTTCAACTTGGCTGGATTAACTGAAGTACAGAATTTAGTTGATCGGCGATTACAagtaaacagaaagaaaaaagtgaaaatgcagcGAGTTTGGATACAAAGCAAGTTCCAGAAGCCATTGCT TCTGCATAATCCTGAAGAAACCACCAAAAGGCACCCTTGTAAATAA